A DNA window from Moorella thermoacetica contains the following coding sequences:
- the galU gene encoding UTP--glucose-1-phosphate uridylyltransferase GalU → MSLTRIQKAIIPAAGWGTRFLPATKAQPKEMLPIVDKPAIQFIVEEAVNAGAEDILIITGKNKRAIEDHFDRSLELENLLREKGKDELLALVEGIAELADIHYIRQKEQLGLGHAVYCARKFIGQEPFAVLLGDDIIVNSPSCLEQMLAVYEEVGATIVAVQEVPREEVNRYGVIDPLEVDGSLIRVRDLVEKPRPEEAPSNLAVIGRYILVPAIFPLLEKVKPGAGGEIQLTDALRLLARQDRVYAYRFQGKRYDIGDKLGFLQATVEFALARPDLAGPFSEYLAGIITSTADKLQVAATREG, encoded by the coding sequence ATATCTTTGACCAGGATTCAGAAAGCTATCATTCCCGCTGCCGGCTGGGGTACCCGTTTCCTGCCGGCCACCAAAGCCCAGCCCAAGGAAATGTTACCCATTGTTGACAAACCGGCCATTCAATTCATCGTCGAAGAAGCCGTTAATGCCGGTGCGGAGGATATCCTGATTATCACCGGTAAAAATAAACGAGCCATCGAGGACCACTTTGACCGTTCCCTGGAACTGGAGAACCTCTTGCGGGAAAAGGGAAAGGACGAACTCCTGGCCCTGGTGGAGGGGATTGCTGAACTCGCCGATATCCACTACATCCGCCAGAAGGAGCAACTGGGCCTGGGGCACGCCGTTTACTGTGCCCGCAAATTTATCGGCCAGGAACCCTTTGCCGTCCTCCTGGGGGATGATATTATCGTCAACTCCCCCTCCTGCCTGGAACAGATGCTCGCCGTTTATGAAGAAGTCGGGGCTACCATAGTCGCCGTCCAGGAGGTGCCCCGGGAGGAAGTAAACCGTTACGGTGTCATTGACCCCCTGGAAGTCGACGGCTCCCTCATCCGGGTCAGGGACCTGGTTGAGAAGCCGCGCCCCGAGGAAGCCCCTTCCAATCTGGCCGTCATTGGTCGTTACATCCTGGTGCCGGCGATCTTCCCTCTCCTGGAGAAAGTAAAACCGGGCGCTGGCGGCGAGATCCAGCTGACCGACGCCCTGCGCCTGCTGGCCCGCCAGGACCGTGTCTATGCCTACCGTTTCCAGGGTAAGCGCTACGACATCGGTGACAAGCTGGGCTTTCTCCAGGCCACGGTGGAATTTGCCCTAGCCCGCCCGGATCTCGCCGGCCCCTTTAGCGAGTACCTGGCCGGCATCATTACTTCCACTGCGGACAAGTTGCAGGTTGCCGCCACCAGGGAAGGATAA
- a CDS encoding acyl-CoA dehydratase activase-related protein: protein MKVTFPHMGHLWLVLKAALTGIGLEVVVPPPCTRRTLELGVRHAPESACLPLKVNLGNYLEAKELGADTIVMAGGVGPCRIGYYSQVQREILRDLGCAYEMVVFEPPDVHFNEVWDKIKYLNRRPWQDGVHGVVMAWLKACAVDALEQEVQRLRPREAQTGLADAVFRRALQELDAAGSRKEVNRVVKEIKGELAALPLKPDVRVIRVGIVGEIYTVLEPLVNLDIEKRLGALGVEVVRGLFLSRWINDNLFKGLLPLPGHHPEKTAPPFLNHFVGGHGWESVGDTVTFARRGCDGVIQLAPLTCMPEIVAHSVMPAVQQATGIPVMTIYLDEQTGEAGLQTRLEAFVDMLRRQKGVRAG from the coding sequence ATGAAGGTAACCTTTCCCCATATGGGCCATCTCTGGCTGGTGTTGAAGGCAGCCCTGACCGGCATCGGACTGGAGGTAGTAGTACCACCCCCCTGTACCCGTCGCACCCTGGAACTGGGAGTGCGCCATGCCCCGGAATCGGCCTGTCTGCCCCTGAAAGTCAACCTGGGCAACTACCTGGAAGCCAAAGAGCTGGGGGCCGATACCATCGTCATGGCCGGCGGGGTAGGACCCTGCCGGATCGGCTATTACAGCCAGGTGCAGAGGGAGATTCTCCGGGACCTGGGCTGTGCGTATGAAATGGTCGTCTTTGAGCCTCCGGACGTCCATTTTAACGAAGTCTGGGATAAGATTAAGTATTTAAACCGCCGTCCCTGGCAGGATGGCGTCCACGGGGTCGTTATGGCCTGGCTGAAGGCCTGTGCCGTCGACGCCCTGGAACAGGAAGTCCAGCGCCTGCGACCGCGGGAAGCCCAGACCGGGCTGGCTGATGCCGTTTTCCGGCGGGCCTTGCAGGAACTGGATGCCGCCGGCAGTCGTAAGGAAGTAAACCGGGTAGTTAAAGAAATAAAAGGTGAACTGGCTGCCCTCCCCTTGAAACCAGATGTCCGGGTGATCCGGGTAGGCATTGTGGGGGAGATCTATACCGTCCTGGAACCCCTGGTCAACCTGGATATCGAGAAACGCCTGGGGGCCTTGGGAGTAGAAGTAGTCCGTGGTCTCTTCCTCAGCCGCTGGATTAATGACAACCTCTTCAAGGGCCTGCTGCCCCTACCGGGACATCACCCGGAAAAGACGGCTCCACCTTTTTTAAACCACTTCGTCGGCGGCCATGGCTGGGAGTCGGTAGGAGATACGGTAACCTTTGCCCGCAGGGGATGTGACGGCGTCATCCAGCTGGCCCCTCTAACCTGCATGCCGGAGATCGTCGCCCACTCCGTCATGCCGGCCGTGCAGCAGGCTACCGGCATTCCCGTGATGACCATCTACCTGGACGAGCAAACCGGCGAAGCCGGCCTGCAGACGCGCCTGGAAGCCTTTGTCGACATGCTCCGGCGGCAGAAGGGCGTGAGAGCGGGGTAA
- a CDS encoding spore germination protein has product MTISGDIVKVDPNLDVNNNWIMKELGVGQSFDVIRRDITIAGRRATMFYINGMAREDVLVYILTSLSKLKREDVTPDAYTKILNQYISYLQVEALDDLHKVVDKILSGGIVILIDGFKKVIQLDARNHPVRNPQESDLERVVRGSRDNFVETLLFNVNLLRRRVRDPKLRTEILQVGSRSKTDVAVVYVQDIANPRLVDTIKERIKAIKMDGLPMAEKSLEEFISPGSFWNPFPWVRYTERPDVAAAHLFEGHVLVMVDTSPSVMILPATIFHHLQHAEEFRQAPLIGTFLRVVRFIGVLLSLFLPPVWLLAALQHDLLPPNLAWIGPKQLGYIPLVWQFLFAELGIDLMRLAAIHTPTSLATALGLIAAVLIGQIAVAVGFFNPEVILYMAIAAVGIFATPSYELGMANTLVRIALLIGVGLLRLPGFVAVTMGIFLLLLTTKSFGLPYLWPLIPFNASALKDVLVRPPVPLLKLRSKAMHLLDMDRQPYPAPARKPLKRSLKEKKEEEKRIWPELEKKKEDDGSEG; this is encoded by the coding sequence ATGACCATTTCCGGCGACATTGTAAAAGTTGATCCCAATTTAGATGTTAACAATAACTGGATTATGAAGGAACTGGGCGTTGGGCAGAGTTTTGACGTTATCAGGCGGGATATAACCATTGCCGGGCGCCGGGCTACTATGTTTTATATTAATGGTATGGCCCGGGAGGATGTCCTGGTATATATCCTTACCTCCCTCTCCAAGCTGAAACGTGAGGACGTAACCCCCGACGCATATACCAAGATCTTAAACCAGTATATTAGCTACCTGCAGGTCGAAGCCCTGGACGATCTGCATAAAGTCGTTGATAAAATCCTGTCCGGGGGCATTGTCATCCTTATAGATGGCTTTAAAAAGGTTATCCAGCTCGATGCCCGGAACCACCCGGTCCGCAATCCGCAGGAATCCGACCTGGAGCGGGTGGTACGCGGCTCCCGCGACAATTTTGTCGAAACCCTGTTATTTAACGTCAATCTCCTGCGTCGCCGGGTGCGGGACCCCAAACTGCGGACGGAAATCCTTCAGGTGGGTAGTCGTTCCAAAACTGATGTGGCCGTCGTTTATGTTCAAGATATCGCCAACCCGCGGCTGGTAGATACAATTAAAGAACGAATCAAGGCCATAAAGATGGACGGCCTGCCCATGGCGGAGAAATCGCTGGAGGAGTTTATTAGCCCGGGGAGCTTCTGGAATCCCTTCCCATGGGTACGCTACACCGAGCGGCCGGATGTAGCTGCCGCCCATCTCTTTGAAGGTCACGTACTTGTCATGGTGGATACTTCCCCCAGCGTAATGATCCTGCCAGCGACTATTTTCCACCACCTGCAGCACGCCGAGGAGTTTCGCCAAGCGCCCCTTATTGGCACTTTTTTACGCGTGGTACGCTTTATCGGAGTATTACTTTCTTTATTTCTGCCTCCCGTATGGCTCCTGGCCGCTTTGCAGCACGATCTACTCCCGCCGAACCTGGCCTGGATCGGCCCCAAACAGCTGGGATACATTCCCCTGGTGTGGCAGTTTCTCTTTGCCGAACTGGGCATCGATTTAATGCGCCTGGCGGCCATCCATACCCCCACCTCCCTGGCTACCGCCCTGGGTTTGATTGCCGCCGTTCTGATTGGCCAGATCGCAGTGGCAGTAGGTTTCTTTAACCCTGAGGTTATTCTCTATATGGCCATTGCCGCCGTGGGTATCTTCGCCACCCCGAGCTATGAACTGGGGATGGCCAACACCCTGGTACGGATTGCTCTGTTAATCGGCGTGGGGCTGCTCCGTTTGCCCGGTTTTGTGGCCGTTACCATGGGTATCTTTTTATTGCTGCTGACCACAAAGTCCTTCGGCCTGCCCTACCTGTGGCCCCTGATACCCTTTAACGCCAGCGCCCTGAAGGACGTCCTGGTCCGTCCACCGGTTCCTTTACTGAAACTGCGGTCGAAAGCAATGCATCTTCTGGATATGGACCGGCAACCCTATCCGGCTCCGGCCCGCAAACCGTTAAAACGCAGTCTTAAAGAGAAAAAGGAAGAGGAGAAACGCATTTGGCCCGAACTTGAAAAGAAAAAGGAAGATGATGGTAGTGAAGGTTAA
- a CDS encoding bifunctional alpha,alpha-trehalose-phosphate synthase (UDP-forming)/trehalose-phosphatase, translating to MSQKQPAKIVMVSNRGSYNLQATRDGIQVVPAISGLVSAVEPFLREKGGVWVAWGGWEAPQENSPGLRLPVPEGNPAYTFREVPLTADEINLYYHGFTNSALWPLCHYFLEKCRYEVREWSAYVDVNAKFAAATLEEAGERDTVWVNDYHLALVPAHLRHRRPQLKQFFFWHIPFPHHDLLATLPWATHILRGLLGTDVLGFHLQAYVDNFLQAVAHMLGARVDFEAGIVFWEQRRIHVGAWPMGIDYQAFQRQAASPATMARAQKLREQIGVERLALSVERLDYTKGILERLLAWERLLEEAPEWRGRAALIQVAVPSRTAVPAYRQLKEQVEATVGRINGRFSDGNYQPVYYFWRGLPRRELVAYYLAADVMLVTPLRDGLNLVAKEYVASRRDQTGVLVLSRFAGAAQELKGAVLVNPYDIDGMAMIFNTALGMGRAEQSKRLQLLQERVRRHDVHWWMNCFHQAMPSGKEKPVMSPDQLAARVQEYPELLLMCDYDGTLVPLAPRPEDAVPDPGLLKLLRQLVSRPGLHLAVISGRPLADLRDLLPIPGLLLAGLHGAQVAGPEGPVINLLPPPPGKNPWPEIFSLARQLAAGVPGLLVENKGEGVALHYRLAEPDAAAGILEEFRHALEPFLQDGLELIPGHKVLEVRRRGVNKGLAVTYFTRRWPRAFPVYLGDDRTDEDAFAALPGNGLAIGVGQRQSGYAHYFLASPAEVIEFLQLLNCSRT from the coding sequence ATGTCCCAAAAGCAGCCTGCTAAAATTGTCATGGTTTCCAACCGAGGTTCATATAATTTGCAGGCAACCCGGGACGGTATCCAGGTTGTACCGGCCATCAGCGGACTGGTTTCGGCCGTGGAACCCTTCTTAAGGGAAAAAGGTGGCGTCTGGGTTGCCTGGGGTGGCTGGGAGGCGCCCCAGGAGAACAGTCCCGGTTTACGTTTACCGGTACCCGAGGGTAATCCGGCCTATACTTTTCGTGAAGTTCCCCTTACCGCCGATGAAATCAACCTCTATTACCATGGCTTTACCAATAGCGCCTTGTGGCCCCTATGCCATTACTTTTTAGAAAAATGTCGTTATGAAGTCCGGGAATGGTCGGCGTATGTCGATGTTAATGCCAAATTTGCCGCAGCCACCCTGGAAGAAGCCGGGGAAAGGGATACAGTCTGGGTAAATGATTATCACCTGGCCCTGGTACCGGCCCACCTCCGCCACCGCAGGCCCCAATTAAAACAATTCTTCTTCTGGCATATACCTTTCCCCCACCATGACCTGCTGGCGACCCTACCCTGGGCAACCCATATCCTGCGCGGTCTGCTAGGAACCGATGTCCTGGGTTTTCACCTTCAAGCCTACGTTGACAATTTTTTGCAGGCCGTGGCGCACATGCTGGGAGCCAGGGTCGATTTTGAAGCCGGTATTGTCTTCTGGGAGCAGCGGCGCATTCATGTTGGTGCCTGGCCTATGGGCATAGATTATCAAGCCTTCCAGCGCCAGGCTGCCAGTCCAGCCACCATGGCCAGGGCTCAAAAACTGCGGGAACAAATTGGTGTCGAGCGCCTGGCGTTAAGCGTGGAGCGCCTCGATTATACCAAGGGCATCCTGGAAAGGCTCCTGGCGTGGGAACGTCTGCTGGAAGAAGCCCCCGAATGGCGCGGCCGGGCCGCCCTGATCCAGGTCGCCGTTCCCAGCCGGACAGCTGTACCGGCCTATCGTCAGTTAAAGGAGCAGGTGGAAGCCACTGTAGGCCGCATCAACGGCCGTTTTAGTGACGGCAACTACCAACCGGTATACTATTTCTGGCGCGGCCTCCCCCGGCGGGAGCTGGTAGCCTATTACCTGGCAGCCGATGTGATGCTGGTCACACCCTTAAGAGACGGCTTGAACCTGGTGGCCAAGGAATATGTAGCTTCACGGCGTGATCAGACCGGCGTCCTGGTCTTGAGCCGTTTCGCCGGTGCCGCCCAGGAATTGAAGGGTGCCGTCCTGGTGAACCCCTATGACATCGACGGGATGGCCATGATCTTTAATACGGCCCTGGGGATGGGCCGGGCAGAGCAAAGCAAAAGGTTGCAACTGTTACAGGAAAGGGTACGGCGCCATGATGTCCACTGGTGGATGAATTGTTTTCATCAGGCCATGCCGTCAGGGAAGGAGAAACCGGTGATGTCTCCGGATCAGCTGGCAGCTAGGGTACAGGAGTACCCGGAACTACTGCTGATGTGCGACTACGACGGCACCCTGGTTCCCCTGGCCCCCAGGCCGGAAGATGCCGTCCCCGACCCCGGCCTCCTGAAATTACTGCGGCAACTGGTTTCCCGGCCAGGCTTACACCTGGCCGTTATTAGTGGCCGTCCCCTGGCCGACCTCCGCGACCTGCTGCCGATCCCCGGACTCCTCCTCGCCGGCCTGCACGGGGCCCAGGTAGCCGGACCAGAGGGACCTGTTATCAACCTCCTCCCCCCACCGCCGGGGAAAAACCCCTGGCCGGAAATTTTTAGCCTGGCCCGGCAACTGGCGGCAGGTGTTCCCGGCCTTCTTGTGGAAAATAAAGGCGAAGGGGTGGCCCTCCATTACCGGCTGGCCGAACCCGATGCCGCTGCGGGAATCCTGGAGGAATTCCGGCATGCCCTGGAACCCTTTTTACAGGATGGCCTGGAACTAATCCCCGGCCACAAGGTACTGGAGGTTCGCCGCCGGGGCGTAAATAAAGGCCTGGCAGTAACCTACTTCACTCGCCGCTGGCCTCGGGCCTTCCCTGTATACCTGGGCGACGATCGTACCGATGAGGACGCCTTTGCAGCCCTGCCCGGGAACGGCCTGGCTATAGGCGTCGGCCAACGGCAGTCAGGCTATGCCCATTATTTCCTTGCTTCACCGGCAGAGGTTATCGAGTTTCTCCAGCTCTTAAACTGTAGCCGCACCTAA
- a CDS encoding acyl-CoA dehydratase activase, which produces MTSIYLGIDVGSVSTNVIALDIDGNLLASVYLRTRGQPIPAIQEGLREIRATLGREVTVAGVGTTGSGRGLAAVMTGADVVKNEITAHAVAASQVVPGVQTVLEIGGQDSKIIILRQGVVTDFAMNTVCAAGTGSFLDQQAARLGIPIENFGRLALGAKNPVRIAGRCAVFAESDMIHKQQQGHPLDDIVAGLCEALVRNYLNNVGKGKEILPPVVFQGGVAANAGMRQAFSRALGTEVIVPEHYGVMGAYGAALLAREARPKTSAFRGFELTERDFRTGGFECRGCANHCEVVELREGKEVLARWGDRCGKWSNAVAV; this is translated from the coding sequence TTGACCTCTATCTACCTGGGCATCGACGTTGGATCAGTAAGCACCAACGTCATTGCCCTGGATATAGACGGTAACTTACTCGCCTCCGTCTACCTTCGTACCCGCGGCCAGCCTATCCCGGCCATCCAGGAGGGTTTACGAGAGATTAGGGCTACCCTGGGCCGAGAGGTGACTGTCGCTGGCGTCGGCACAACAGGCAGCGGCCGGGGCCTGGCGGCCGTCATGACAGGGGCTGATGTCGTCAAAAACGAAATCACCGCCCATGCCGTAGCTGCCAGCCAGGTCGTACCCGGTGTCCAAACGGTGCTGGAGATCGGCGGCCAGGACTCTAAAATAATCATCCTGCGCCAGGGCGTAGTCACCGACTTTGCCATGAATACCGTCTGTGCCGCCGGCACCGGTTCCTTCCTGGACCAGCAGGCGGCCCGTTTGGGGATCCCCATCGAGAATTTCGGTCGCCTGGCCCTGGGTGCCAAGAACCCGGTGCGCATCGCTGGGCGCTGCGCCGTCTTTGCCGAATCCGATATGATCCATAAACAGCAACAGGGCCACCCCCTGGATGATATCGTCGCCGGCCTGTGCGAGGCCCTGGTACGCAACTACCTGAATAACGTCGGTAAGGGTAAGGAGATCCTGCCGCCGGTAGTCTTCCAGGGCGGGGTGGCGGCCAACGCCGGTATGCGCCAGGCCTTCAGTCGCGCCCTGGGGACGGAGGTCATCGTCCCGGAGCATTATGGTGTTATGGGCGCCTACGGGGCCGCCCTCCTGGCCCGGGAAGCCCGCCCGAAAACGAGCGCTTTCCGGGGCTTTGAGCTTACCGAAAGGGACTTCCGGACCGGCGGTTTTGAATGCCGGGGGTGTGCCAATCACTGCGAAGTGGTGGAATTAAGGGAAGGAAAAGAGGTCCTGGCCCGCTGGGGCGACCGCTGTGGCAAGTGGAGCAATGCTGTAGCCGTCTAG
- a CDS encoding amylo-alpha-1,6-glucosidase — translation MLDTELDLRNNPGVVEPATEVLKEGGIFLISLPDGSVLDGGNGNLGLYYNDTRYLSHLEFLVAGQRPVFLSSSIRDSHFAQIELTNPVFNLPDGTMVPAQTIHLRQLRLIKGAFFQRLRLINFNPFPVKLMLRFNLAADFRDIFEVRGSQRRRRGELLPVEVRRQGLVLAYRGLDNLIRTTHITFEPVPTSITGHHDRAEVGFELTLPLQKKIYLHLKIELDAGNTTPGNKISDLFSAATIEQAAAYHQWQRESTRVWTDNSFINAMFQTAVTDLKALQIDYPGEGGIIAAGIPWYTAPFGRDSLITSWQTLILNPALARQTLRFLARYQGKGVDRWREERPGKILHELRRGEMTGCGEVPHSPYYGSIDATLWFIILLAATYKWTQDDDLLQELADPLRNCLHWCLRYGDLDGDGYLEYLRESPAGLTNQGWKDSWDAVVDREGRLPVGPIALVEVQAYYYLALTEAAHLLSLLGDKPTAAGLKKRAQRLKARFNQDFWLEDEGYLIFALDGEKRPLTTLVSNGGQALFTGILPPERARRVAQRLMAADFYSGWGIRTMSKREKAYNPMSYHNGSVWPHDNAIIAAGLRRYQCLDELSRLAAGLFAASPHFNYRRWPELFCGFTRRGLSGPVRYPVACDPQAWAVGSLFSFLHHLLGLELREQSLFISRPLLLPGTRRVEIRNLAVAGSRLDLAFEEKDGRVMANLLKKEGNLKVIIEA, via the coding sequence ATGCTCGATACAGAGCTCGATTTGCGCAATAACCCGGGTGTTGTTGAACCCGCGACGGAGGTGCTGAAGGAAGGGGGGATTTTTCTCATCTCCCTGCCCGATGGTTCGGTTCTGGACGGGGGTAACGGTAACCTGGGCCTTTATTACAATGATACCCGTTATTTAAGCCACCTGGAATTTCTTGTAGCCGGGCAGCGACCTGTATTTCTATCTTCTTCCATCCGCGACAGCCACTTTGCCCAGATTGAACTTACCAATCCCGTTTTCAATTTACCCGACGGCACTATGGTGCCGGCCCAGACCATCCATCTTCGCCAGCTACGGTTAATTAAGGGCGCCTTTTTTCAACGCCTGCGTTTAATAAATTTTAATCCCTTCCCGGTTAAGTTAATGCTTCGTTTTAACCTGGCTGCCGATTTCCGGGATATATTTGAGGTTCGCGGCAGCCAGCGCCGCCGCCGGGGGGAATTGTTACCGGTCGAGGTACGACGCCAGGGGCTGGTCCTGGCTTACCGGGGCCTGGATAACCTGATCCGTACCACCCACATTACCTTTGAACCGGTGCCAACCTCTATCACCGGCCACCACGATCGGGCCGAAGTAGGCTTTGAACTTACCTTGCCGCTCCAAAAAAAGATCTACCTGCATTTAAAGATCGAATTGGATGCAGGAAATACAACACCTGGTAACAAGATCAGCGATCTTTTTTCAGCGGCCACCATTGAACAGGCAGCCGCCTACCACCAGTGGCAAAGGGAGTCGACCAGGGTGTGGACGGATAATAGCTTCATCAACGCCATGTTCCAGACGGCCGTCACCGATCTCAAGGCCCTGCAAATAGATTACCCGGGCGAGGGCGGGATCATAGCGGCCGGGATACCCTGGTACACAGCCCCCTTCGGCCGCGATTCCCTGATTACCTCCTGGCAGACCCTCATTTTAAACCCGGCCCTGGCCCGCCAGACCCTGCGTTTCCTGGCCCGCTACCAGGGCAAAGGGGTGGATAGATGGCGGGAGGAAAGGCCGGGAAAAATCCTCCACGAATTGCGCCGGGGGGAGATGACCGGATGCGGGGAGGTACCCCATAGCCCTTATTACGGCTCCATAGACGCCACCCTGTGGTTTATTATTCTCCTGGCCGCCACCTACAAGTGGACCCAGGATGACGACCTGTTACAGGAACTGGCTGACCCTTTACGCAACTGCCTGCACTGGTGCCTGCGTTACGGCGACCTGGATGGCGACGGTTACCTGGAATATCTCCGGGAGTCCCCGGCAGGTCTTACCAACCAGGGCTGGAAGGATTCCTGGGATGCCGTAGTCGACCGGGAAGGGCGCCTGCCCGTGGGTCCTATTGCCCTGGTGGAAGTCCAGGCCTACTACTACCTGGCCCTCACTGAAGCCGCCCATTTATTGTCCCTCCTGGGTGATAAACCGACCGCCGCCGGGCTGAAGAAACGGGCCCAGCGGTTGAAAGCGCGCTTCAACCAGGATTTTTGGCTGGAAGACGAGGGATATCTGATTTTTGCCCTGGATGGTGAGAAGAGGCCTTTGACCACCCTGGTTTCCAACGGGGGCCAGGCCCTCTTTACCGGCATTCTCCCGCCGGAGAGGGCCAGGAGGGTTGCCCAGCGCTTGATGGCTGCAGATTTCTATTCCGGCTGGGGTATTCGTACCATGAGTAAAAGAGAGAAGGCCTATAACCCCATGAGCTATCATAATGGCTCGGTCTGGCCCCATGATAACGCCATTATCGCCGCCGGCCTGCGCCGTTACCAGTGCCTGGATGAATTGTCACGCCTGGCTGCGGGCCTTTTCGCCGCCAGCCCCCACTTTAATTACCGCCGCTGGCCGGAGCTCTTCTGTGGTTTTACCCGGAGGGGTTTAAGCGGCCCGGTGCGCTATCCCGTAGCCTGTGATCCCCAGGCCTGGGCAGTTGGCAGCCTTTTCAGTTTCCTGCACCACTTGCTGGGCCTGGAGTTGAGGGAGCAGAGCCTTTTTATTTCCCGCCCCCTGTTGCTGCCCGGGACCCGGCGGGTGGAGATCAGGAACCTTGCGGTAGCCGGCAGCCGTCTGGACCTGGCCTTTGAGGAAAAGGATGGTCGGGTTATGGCCAACCTTTTAAAGAAAGAAGGAAATCTCAAAGTTATCATTGAGGCCTGA
- a CDS encoding acyl-CoA dehydratase activase-related protein yields MKVKQWRLGVPRALFYYYYAPWWEAFLQALGAQVVVSPPTTREIMDLGISLAVAEACLPVKVYYGHAAWLAPRVEALFVPRLVSVEQKSFICPKLMGLPDMLRAAIKDCPPVIDVTVDMSRRPEEGLKAAIRDTARAIGSRGREVYRAGEIARARYRDWLAGQQEQGREFSPGKKEGITPGGQPPLAVGLVGHNYLLHDRYLGMDIAGKVTRLGGRVILPENFAPELGEAACRRLPKRLYWTLGRKIMGAALHLMEQEEVAGLIHLTAFGCGPDSLVGDLAERYAHRHGKPFLLLTLDEHTGEAGVETRLEAFMDMLARRRPA; encoded by the coding sequence GTGAAGGTTAAGCAGTGGCGATTGGGGGTGCCTCGCGCCCTCTTTTATTATTACTACGCCCCCTGGTGGGAAGCCTTCCTCCAGGCCCTGGGCGCCCAGGTGGTAGTTTCTCCGCCCACCACCAGGGAGATAATGGACCTGGGGATAAGCCTGGCCGTTGCCGAAGCCTGCCTGCCGGTGAAGGTTTATTACGGCCATGCCGCCTGGCTGGCGCCACGGGTGGAGGCCCTCTTTGTCCCCAGGCTGGTCAGCGTGGAGCAAAAGAGCTTTATCTGCCCCAAACTCATGGGTCTGCCCGATATGTTGCGGGCAGCTATTAAAGACTGCCCGCCGGTGATCGACGTCACGGTCGACATGTCGCGGCGGCCGGAGGAAGGCCTCAAGGCCGCCATCCGGGATACGGCCCGGGCTATCGGTTCCAGGGGGAGGGAAGTTTACCGGGCCGGGGAGATAGCCCGGGCCAGGTACCGGGATTGGCTGGCTGGGCAGCAGGAGCAAGGCAGGGAATTCTCTCCTGGGAAGAAGGAAGGCATAACCCCCGGGGGTCAGCCTCCCCTGGCGGTGGGGCTGGTTGGCCATAACTACCTGCTCCACGATCGCTATCTGGGCATGGATATTGCCGGTAAAGTTACGCGCCTTGGTGGCAGGGTGATCTTACCGGAAAATTTTGCACCTGAACTGGGGGAAGCCGCCTGCCGCCGGTTGCCCAAGCGCCTTTACTGGACCCTTGGTCGCAAGATCATGGGTGCAGCCCTGCACCTGATGGAGCAGGAGGAAGTCGCCGGTTTGATTCACCTTACAGCCTTCGGCTGCGGTCCCGATTCCCTGGTGGGCGACCTGGCCGAGCGCTATGCCCACCGGCATGGTAAGCCTTTTTTACTATTAACCTTGGATGAGCATACCGGCGAGGCTGGCGTGGAAACCAGACTGGAGGCCTTTATGGATATGCTGGCCCGGAGGCGTCCGGCATGA
- the spoVAE gene encoding stage V sporulation protein AE: MSIVMAFIMGGLICLVGQLIMDLTPYKVTPAHILVGFVTGGAILSALGFYRPLVKIGGAGATIPISGFGHNLAQGTLEAVQAKGLIGAFSGGVTAGAVGIAAAVIFDYVMAIIFNPRG, from the coding sequence ATGAGTATCGTGATGGCCTTTATTATGGGCGGCCTGATCTGCCTAGTGGGGCAGCTAATTATGGACCTGACACCCTACAAAGTGACGCCGGCCCATATCCTGGTCGGTTTCGTTACCGGCGGCGCTATCTTAAGCGCCCTGGGGTTTTACAGGCCCCTGGTGAAGATCGGGGGAGCCGGGGCTACCATTCCCATTAGCGGTTTCGGTCATAATCTCGCCCAGGGCACCCTGGAGGCCGTCCAGGCCAAGGGCCTGATCGGCGCCTTCAGCGGTGGCGTCACGGCAGGGGCGGTGGGTATTGCCGCGGCTGTCATCTTTGATTATGTCATGGCCATAATATTCAACCCGCGCGGTTAA